In Vicinamibacteria bacterium, the DNA window GCGCGATCTCGGTCTTTCCCACTCCCGTCGGGCCGATCATGATGATGTTCTTCGGGGCGACCTCATCGGCCAGCTCCGGCGGAAGCTTCAGCCGCCGCATTCGGTTGCGGAGCGCGACGGCAACGGCCCGCTTGGCGTCCTTTTGACCGATGACGTACTTGTCGAGCTCCTTGACGATCTGACGCGGCGTCAGCTGGTCCAGCATCGCTTCGGCGTCCGTCGTTTCGGGAAGATAGAAGACCATGTCTCCCGTCTCAAAGCTCCTCGATCAGGATGCGATCGTTCGTGAAGATACAGATGCCCGCCGCGATTCGCATCGCTTCCCTGGCGATCTCGCCCGCGGAAAGAGAGGTGTTGGCATGGAGCGCGCGCGCCGCGGCCAGCGCATACGGTCCACCCGAGCCAATCGCCAGGATGCCGTCGTCGGGCTCGATCAAATCGCCGTTGCCCGACAGCAACAATACATGCTCGGTATCGGCCACGACCAGGAGCGCATCGAGTCGTCGGAGCACGCGGTCGGTGCGCCAGTCCTTGGCGAGCTCCACCGCGGCCCGCTCCAGGTTGCCCCGAAACTCCTGGAGTTTCGCCTCGAACTTCGCGAACAGAGCCTGCGCGTCCGCCGTGGTCCCGGCGAATCCCGCGATCACCTTCCCTTCGGCCAAGCGTCGGAGCTTGCGGGCGCCTTCTTTCATGATCGTGTCGCCCAGCGTGACCTGCCCGTCGGCGGCCACCGCCGTGCGTCCGTCTCGACGAACCGCGAGCACCGTCGTGCCACGGGTTCGTCCCCGGGAAGGTGCGGGGACCATCGGGGGAGTATACCTTGAGCGACGATACCCCGTGGCATTATCATGCCCCGGCCAGTCCCCTCCGGCTGCCCGGACGAGATCCCTCTGGAGCAAACGTCATCGTGAATCGAACGGACGCGAAGCGCCTCTCCAACCGGAGTCTGCTGCAGAGCCTTCTGGATGCGGG includes these proteins:
- the hslV gene encoding ATP-dependent protease subunit HslV — translated: MVPAPSRGRTRGTTVLAVRRDGRTAVAADGQVTLGDTIMKEGARKLRRLAEGKVIAGFAGTTADAQALFAKFEAKLQEFRGNLERAAVELAKDWRTDRVLRRLDALLVVADTEHVLLLSGNGDLIEPDDGILAIGSGGPYALAAARALHANTSLSAGEIAREAMRIAAGICIFTNDRILIEEL